A single Desulfurobacterium sp. TC5-1 DNA region contains:
- the dnaE gene encoding DNA polymerase III subunit alpha, which translates to MVGKGDFVHLHLHSQYSILDGAIKIKEMVKKAKELGMPAVAVTDHGNMFASLELYNTCKEEGIKPIIGQEFYIAKGSRFDRKEAGEKGSYHLVLLAKNETGLKNLMKLSSIAFIEGFYYKPRIDKEVLEKYSEGLIAMSACIQGEIPLLYLKGQYEEAEKAAKWYKDLFGEDFYLELQDHGMREQKKANRGLIDIAKKLDIELVATNDAHYLNKEDWEAHDILLCIQTGKKLNDEKRMRFPTKEFYFKNGEEMFRLFKEVPEAITNTLKIAEKINVEIKNDGYHLPKYKVPEGYTYSSYLKELAEKGLERRFKELGIKDGETKRQYRERLYYELKIIDNMGFPGYFLIVWDFINWAKKNGIPVGPGRGSAAGSLVAYAIGITDINPLRFNLLFERFLNPERVTMPDIDVDICQDGRDRVIQYVREKYGNDKVCQIITFGTLKPKGVIRDVGRVLDIPYGEVDRIAKLIPDDAKTIEDAIEKAPELKELIESNELYKKMAKIASKLQGLTRQTGVHAAGVVITPETLTNFIPLARSKDGDITTQYEMGQVEKLGLLKMDFLGLKTLTIIDKTIKLVEKTRNEKVDLKTLPLDDEKTYKLLQEGNTVGVFQLESPGMRNLMKRLKPESIEDIVALVALYRPGPLNSGMAESYIKRKHGQEPVDYIFPELEPYLKETYGLFIYQEQIMQIANVLAGYSLGEADLLRRAMGKKKKEIMEEQRSIFVKRAVEKGYPKDKVEKLFDDIAKFAEYGFNKSHSAAYGYLAYVTAYLKAHYPQELMATMMSIDYDNADEIVKLIKDCRENNIEILPPDVNKSGAKFTIENGAIRFGLAGIKGVGEKAAEAIVEAREREGEFTDLYDFCEKVDMRQVNRKVLEALIKAGAFDSTGYNRATLLATLEKAMAAAQSIQKTKNKGLMSLFGDESSVIQKEYVETDEWPERIKLEYERAAIGFYLSGHPLLEYQALVPLRLDTSSHKSEWKDGQEVTIAGAITSVKTKRTQRGEMWANIEITDLEGVLNVLVFPNVFKESAELLTEGNVVIVKGTVREEEGSISIIAREIGRFEKKLSDVINRIVLKIDDTIFSEEFLERLREFLETNSSPDGKPVVIELETNGYIIQLQTHPDFAIPVDAAILRSLKKMIGEERIKIL; encoded by the coding sequence ATGGTAGGCAAAGGCGATTTCGTTCATCTTCACCTTCACTCTCAGTACTCGATTCTTGACGGTGCCATAAAGATAAAAGAGATGGTTAAAAAGGCCAAAGAACTTGGCATGCCCGCTGTTGCCGTTACAGATCATGGCAACATGTTCGCGTCCCTTGAACTTTACAATACATGTAAAGAAGAAGGCATAAAACCGATAATCGGACAGGAATTTTACATAGCAAAAGGCTCCCGATTTGACAGAAAAGAAGCGGGAGAGAAAGGAAGTTACCACCTTGTGCTTCTTGCCAAAAACGAAACCGGCTTAAAAAACCTCATGAAGTTAAGCTCCATTGCCTTTATAGAGGGATTTTATTACAAGCCCCGCATAGACAAAGAAGTTCTTGAAAAGTACAGCGAAGGACTTATAGCAATGTCTGCCTGCATCCAGGGAGAAATACCCCTCCTTTACCTCAAGGGACAGTACGAAGAAGCCGAAAAGGCGGCAAAGTGGTACAAAGACCTATTCGGTGAAGACTTCTACCTCGAGCTTCAAGACCACGGAATGAGAGAACAGAAAAAAGCCAACAGAGGCCTCATAGATATAGCGAAAAAGTTAGACATAGAACTCGTGGCGACAAACGATGCCCACTACCTTAACAAAGAGGACTGGGAAGCCCACGATATTCTTCTTTGTATTCAAACAGGAAAAAAACTCAACGACGAAAAAAGAATGCGCTTTCCGACAAAAGAGTTTTACTTTAAAAACGGCGAAGAAATGTTCAGACTGTTCAAAGAAGTTCCCGAAGCCATAACAAACACGCTCAAGATAGCGGAAAAGATAAACGTTGAAATAAAAAATGACGGCTATCATCTGCCAAAATACAAAGTTCCGGAAGGATACACTTACTCAAGTTACCTAAAAGAGCTTGCAGAAAAAGGTCTTGAAAGAAGATTCAAAGAACTCGGAATAAAAGACGGAGAAACCAAAAGACAGTATAGAGAAAGGCTCTACTACGAACTTAAAATCATAGATAACATGGGATTTCCGGGATACTTTCTTATTGTCTGGGATTTTATCAACTGGGCAAAGAAAAACGGCATACCTGTAGGACCGGGAAGAGGTTCGGCAGCAGGCTCACTTGTTGCCTATGCTATAGGCATAACGGACATAAACCCTTTAAGGTTTAACCTTCTGTTTGAAAGATTCCTCAACCCGGAAAGGGTAACAATGCCCGATATAGACGTCGACATCTGTCAGGACGGAAGAGACAGAGTTATCCAGTACGTAAGGGAAAAATATGGAAACGACAAAGTTTGCCAGATTATCACCTTTGGAACACTGAAACCAAAAGGCGTAATAAGAGACGTGGGAAGAGTTCTTGACATTCCTTACGGAGAAGTTGACAGAATAGCAAAACTTATTCCCGATGACGCCAAAACAATTGAAGACGCAATAGAGAAAGCACCAGAACTGAAAGAACTTATAGAGAGTAACGAACTTTATAAAAAGATGGCGAAAATCGCCTCAAAACTTCAGGGATTAACAAGGCAAACCGGCGTACACGCTGCCGGTGTCGTTATTACACCAGAAACACTGACAAACTTCATTCCTTTAGCAAGGAGTAAAGATGGAGACATAACCACCCAGTACGAAATGGGACAGGTTGAAAAGTTAGGTCTCCTTAAAATGGACTTTTTAGGACTAAAAACCCTTACCATCATTGATAAAACCATAAAACTTGTTGAAAAGACAAGAAACGAAAAGGTTGACCTGAAAACACTTCCCCTTGATGATGAAAAGACCTACAAACTGCTTCAGGAAGGAAACACCGTAGGCGTATTCCAGCTTGAATCACCGGGTATGAGAAACCTGATGAAACGACTAAAACCAGAATCTATAGAAGACATCGTCGCTCTCGTTGCCCTTTACCGTCCAGGACCTCTCAACTCAGGAATGGCTGAAAGTTATATAAAAAGAAAACACGGTCAGGAACCAGTCGATTACATCTTCCCGGAACTTGAACCTTACCTAAAAGAGACATACGGTCTCTTCATCTATCAGGAACAGATAATGCAGATAGCAAACGTTCTTGCCGGTTACTCACTTGGAGAAGCTGATCTCTTGCGCCGTGCAATGGGTAAAAAGAAGAAAGAGATAATGGAAGAGCAACGTTCCATATTTGTAAAACGTGCCGTTGAAAAAGGTTATCCAAAAGACAAAGTAGAAAAGCTGTTTGACGATATTGCAAAGTTTGCAGAATACGGATTTAACAAATCTCACTCCGCCGCTTACGGATATCTTGCCTACGTTACTGCATACCTAAAAGCCCATTACCCTCAGGAACTCATGGCAACAATGATGTCCATAGACTATGACAACGCCGATGAGATAGTTAAACTCATAAAAGATTGCAGGGAAAACAATATTGAAATACTGCCACCTGACGTAAACAAGAGCGGCGCCAAGTTTACAATTGAGAATGGTGCAATACGGTTTGGACTGGCAGGGATAAAAGGCGTTGGTGAAAAAGCTGCAGAAGCCATAGTAGAGGCAAGAGAAAGAGAAGGAGAGTTCACAGACCTTTACGACTTCTGCGAAAAAGTGGACATGAGACAGGTAAACCGAAAAGTTCTTGAAGCACTTATAAAAGCGGGGGCTTTTGATTCTACAGGATATAACAGAGCAACCCTCCTTGCAACACTTGAAAAGGCAATGGCAGCAGCTCAGAGCATTCAGAAAACTAAAAACAAAGGCCTAATGAGTCTGTTTGGAGACGAATCTTCAGTTATACAGAAAGAGTATGTTGAAACAGACGAGTGGCCTGAAAGGATAAAGTTAGAGTACGAAAGGGCAGCTATAGGATTCTACTTATCCGGGCATCCTCTATTAGAGTATCAAGCACTTGTTCCCTTGCGCCTTGATACATCTTCTCATAAGAGCGAGTGGAAAGACGGACAGGAGGTTACCATAGCTGGTGCCATAACCTCCGTTAAAACTAAAAGAACCCAAAGAGGAGAAATGTGGGCAAACATTGAAATAACAGACCTCGAAGGTGTTCTCAATGTCCTTGTATTCCCAAACGTTTTCAAAGAATCGGCAGAACTTCTAACAGAAGGTAACGTTGTCATAGTGAAAGGAACTGTAAGAGAAGAAGAGGGAAGCATATCCATAATAGCCAGAGAAATTGGACGCTTTGAAAAGAAACTTTCTGATGTTATAAACAGAATTGTCCTTAAAATTGATGATACAATCTTTTCCGAAGAATTTTTAGAACGGTTAAGAGAATTCTTAGAAACAAACAGTTCTCCTGATGGAAAACCGGTAGTAATTGAACTTGAAACAAACGGATACATAATACAGTTGCAAACACATCCAGACTTTGCAATACCGGTTGATGCGGCTATTTTAAGAAGCCTTAAAAAGATGATAGGTGAAGAGAGGATAAAAATCCTTTGA